Genomic segment of Streptomyces sp. NBC_00654:
CAGACAGCCCGGATCGGCACCCCGGACGTGGTGAACAGGGTGTATTTCGCGGCCACTTGACTGACATAGCCGGGAAATCCCGTCAGCCCGCCCCAGTGGAAGACCACCCACGGCGGCGAGGAGCGCTGCTGCTGCCGGGTCTCGTTCGTCGGCACGCAGCACGCGAACAGCTGCTCCACCGAGGTCACCACCCGGGTGTCCTGGGTGTCGCTGGCGTCGAAGAACATCTCGACGGTGAGCTTGCTGGGCTGTGACCCCTGGTACTCCGGCGGCCCGGAGCTCTTCGCCCCCTTGGCCGGAGTCCGCTTCCAGGACGCCGCCTTGGTCAGGCTCAGCTCCTTCGGATTGAACTGGAAGTCGATCCGACCGCACGGGCCGCCGGGCGTCAGCCCGCCACCGGTCGGCGGGGTCCGCAGCTCCAGGTAGGCGTGCTCCAGCTTGGGCCGGGCCGAGCCGCCCTTCGCGGCGGACGCCACCCCCGACGTACCGGCGGCACTGAAGGCGATGGGTCCTGCACCGGCCATGCGGCTCAGCCCTCCATCACATAGCCGTGATGGGCGATCTCGATGGTCTCCATCGCGACCTTGGGCGACTCGGGCGTGAAGGAAGGACCGGTCCAGCGCACGGGAACGACCTCCAGCAGCCCCCACTCGGCCACCTTCCGCCCGTCCCCGGTCCGCGCCTCGATGTGCGCCGTCTTGCGGCTGAACCCGGTCGTCATCGTGGCGAACCAGCGCGCCACCTTCTCCGTCTCCCGGGTGAGCGGCCGGGACAGCTTCACGTTCGAGTACTTCAGCCGGGTCGGCAGCTGCCAGAGATGGCCGTTGTTGCCGCCCTCCTCGCGGGTTTCGAGCACCACTTCGCACCCCAGGCCGTCACATGTGTTGAACGACCCCAGCTCGATGTCGTCGATGGTCACGACGAAGCAGACACTGACGGCGGGGTCGCCGTCCTGGGCGGTGGCCATGACTCGTACCTCTCCTACTGGGTGGTGATCGGTGACGCGTGATCATCGGGGGCGGGTGGTCATCAGTGGCGGGTGGTCATCGGGGGCGGGTGGTCATCAGTGGCAGGGGTCATCGGGGGCGGGTGTTGATCAGGAATCCGGCGCGTTCGCGTTCCAGTCGGAGGTCGGCCTTGAGGAGGCGGCTGAGCGGTGCGTAGAGGGCCCGGACCAGCTCGTCCGTCACGGCAGGCGCACCACCCTGACCGGGCCCGGTCCCACCTGCCCCAGCGGCATGGGACGCCGGGGCACCCCCCTCACCGGCTGACGCAGAGTCGGATTCCGCCTCCATGTCCGGTACGGAATCGGGTACGGGATCGGGTACGGGATCGGGATCGGGTACGGGAGCGGGCGGCGGGGGCTCCTCGCTGATCTCCGCGTCCCGCTGGACGACGGGCCGCGAGGCGCCGGAGGAGAACGAAGGGAACGAAGGTGACGGGGCGGACGGGAAAACCACGCTCCCGTCCGGCATGCGCTGTGCGACCCCGGCCGCGACGGCGA
This window contains:
- a CDS encoding LysM peptidoglycan-binding domain-containing protein gives rise to the protein MAGAGPIAFSAAGTSGVASAAKGGSARPKLEHAYLELRTPPTGGGLTPGGPCGRIDFQFNPKELSLTKAASWKRTPAKGAKSSGPPEYQGSQPSKLTVEMFFDASDTQDTRVVTSVEQLFACCVPTNETRQQQRSSPPWVVFHWGGLTGFPGYVSQVAAKYTLFTTSGVPIRAVCQVTMEEISGETPGQNPTSGALAARRVHRVDAGDSLPSLAHREYGDAGAWRVIAEANGIDDPMRIAPGTQLLLPALDELNRLQGSADRERRG
- a CDS encoding phage tail protein, with product MATAQDGDPAVSVCFVVTIDDIELGSFNTCDGLGCEVVLETREEGGNNGHLWQLPTRLKYSNVKLSRPLTRETEKVARWFATMTTGFSRKTAHIEARTGDGRKVAEWGLLEVVPVRWTGPSFTPESPKVAMETIEIAHHGYVMEG